The Bradyrhizobium ottawaense genome window below encodes:
- a CDS encoding adenylate/guanylate cyclase domain-containing protein, translated as MNCSCCGSEVQSGFAFCPKCGTKQPNACPGCGYACAPDFTYCPKCGALVSEPPKAGGQAQPGRSTAPVRASSPPLAPAVDPHQAFRPQPDRMDNEANRRTITVLFADLSGFTAMSERLDPEVMQALQNELFEELTEAVQGFGGFVDKFIGDALLALFGAPAAHEDDPERAVRAALDMIKRTEQLSERAKVYAGAPLLLHIGINTGHVVAGGLGVGVAKSYSVTGDTVNTAQRLQSMAPPDEVLVGPLTYRLTRHAFSYESLGEVSLKGKMGSVLVHRLKGPLDTPRAARGLDTLGLSAPLIGRDVELARMIGSLDRACGGAAQLVRLVGEAGIGKTRLVNEFVARIRDEERFAGVAIRQAACSPLGEQSYGTLAAVLRSAYGIAQKASAAAAEARLAEALSELGLPAEEAERLMPLYVHVLGLGGPDAALQHVEPEQLRRQIFFAIRTVFERRLALSPLLIIVEDLHWADAVSLEALRFLMDRLERTRLMLLFTHRPMLELDQFGSGRISHTTLRLLPLGDADGQNLLAAYFSHGWREPPGNLFSRILERASGNPLFLEEIIRGLIEAGALERDGPQWRIKSDEAAADIPASIQALLLARLDRLPHEVRRLAQEAAVIGPRFDAALLGATATGPAKVEVGLELLCDAEIVEEVAGANSISLRSYRFTQTMLQDVIYQNLLLQRRIELHGRIGAALERLYGSEPERLEDLILLGHHFSLSAHKSKGARHLRAAGDRARATYANDDAIRLYQQALAMLLTGGECVPERLLLYERIADLCAAAGRRNTAEEHYQSALEGHRAAKDRIGEARILRKLGRLLWDAGKRINAERHYAEAADLLGGTDAPIERAHLLQERGRLAFRMGDHVAAATWADEALGYARSVPADADEQAGLEAARAIAEALNTKAVALARLGRHQDAVREVEQSVAAAEAAGLLNVACRGYTNLSVLYTIVDPAQAIDVCRRGLDVAHRIGDLGFQARLLANFAVACCTFTDKCTEEGVPAAEKAIEIDRALDQREHLPVPLIVLGQIHQCHFRPDQAARCYNEAIKVASETGEPQQLFPCYDGLATLNLDRGDMPEAERYFALADDVCTRHGLDPAGLIVLPFLD; from the coding sequence ATGAACTGCTCTTGCTGCGGTTCCGAGGTTCAGAGCGGCTTTGCCTTCTGCCCGAAGTGCGGCACGAAGCAGCCGAACGCGTGCCCCGGCTGCGGCTATGCATGCGCTCCGGATTTCACGTATTGCCCGAAATGCGGCGCCCTCGTCAGTGAACCCCCCAAAGCCGGGGGACAGGCGCAGCCGGGCCGGTCGACAGCGCCGGTCAGAGCGTCGTCACCGCCGCTGGCGCCGGCGGTCGACCCTCACCAGGCTTTTCGACCGCAGCCAGACAGGATGGACAACGAAGCCAACCGCCGCACCATTACCGTGCTGTTTGCCGATCTCAGCGGCTTCACCGCGATGAGCGAGCGCCTCGACCCCGAGGTCATGCAGGCCCTTCAGAACGAATTGTTCGAGGAGCTGACGGAAGCGGTGCAAGGCTTTGGCGGCTTCGTGGACAAATTCATTGGCGATGCGCTGCTGGCGCTGTTCGGCGCGCCAGCAGCGCACGAGGACGATCCGGAGCGGGCGGTCCGTGCTGCACTCGACATGATCAAGCGGACGGAGCAGCTCAGCGAGCGCGCGAAGGTCTATGCCGGCGCACCGCTGCTGCTCCACATCGGCATCAATACCGGGCACGTGGTTGCGGGCGGACTGGGTGTGGGCGTTGCCAAGTCCTATTCGGTAACCGGCGACACGGTGAATACCGCGCAGCGATTGCAGTCGATGGCGCCGCCGGACGAAGTGCTGGTCGGGCCCTTGACCTACCGCCTGACCCGGCATGCGTTCTCGTATGAATCGCTCGGCGAGGTCTCGCTCAAGGGCAAGATGGGCAGTGTCCTGGTCCATCGTCTCAAGGGACCGCTCGACACGCCGCGTGCGGCGCGAGGCCTCGACACGCTGGGCCTCAGTGCGCCGCTGATCGGCCGCGACGTCGAGCTTGCCCGCATGATCGGCAGTCTCGATCGCGCGTGCGGCGGTGCGGCGCAACTGGTGCGGCTGGTCGGCGAAGCGGGCATCGGCAAAACGCGCCTGGTGAACGAATTCGTCGCCCGCATCCGCGATGAGGAGCGCTTCGCAGGTGTGGCGATCCGGCAGGCCGCCTGCTCGCCCCTCGGCGAACAATCCTACGGCACGCTCGCCGCGGTGCTGCGCAGCGCCTATGGCATCGCGCAGAAGGCCAGCGCCGCGGCGGCTGAGGCCAGGCTGGCTGAGGCCCTGTCGGAGCTTGGCCTTCCGGCCGAAGAGGCAGAGCGGCTGATGCCGCTCTATGTCCATGTCCTTGGCCTCGGCGGCCCGGACGCCGCATTGCAGCACGTCGAGCCCGAACAGCTCCGGCGGCAGATATTCTTTGCGATCCGGACCGTCTTCGAACGGCGCCTGGCCTTGTCACCGCTTCTGATCATCGTCGAGGATCTGCACTGGGCCGATGCCGTCTCCCTCGAGGCGCTGCGGTTCCTGATGGACCGGCTGGAGCGCACGCGGTTGATGCTGTTGTTTACGCATCGGCCAATGCTGGAGCTGGATCAGTTCGGTTCGGGCCGGATCAGCCACACGACCCTTCGATTGCTTCCGCTCGGTGACGCCGACGGACAGAACCTGCTGGCGGCTTATTTCAGTCACGGTTGGCGCGAGCCGCCGGGAAATCTGTTCAGTCGAATCCTGGAGCGCGCGAGCGGCAATCCGCTTTTCCTCGAGGAAATCATCCGCGGTCTCATCGAGGCCGGCGCCTTGGAGCGTGACGGCCCGCAGTGGCGGATAAAGTCGGATGAGGCCGCCGCCGACATCCCGGCAAGCATTCAGGCGCTGTTGCTGGCGCGGCTGGACCGGCTGCCGCATGAGGTGCGCCGGCTGGCCCAGGAGGCCGCGGTGATCGGCCCGCGCTTCGACGCGGCTCTGCTCGGTGCGACGGCAACCGGGCCGGCAAAGGTCGAAGTGGGCCTCGAACTTCTGTGCGACGCCGAGATTGTCGAAGAGGTTGCGGGCGCAAACTCGATCTCGCTGCGATCCTACCGTTTCACGCAGACCATGCTGCAGGACGTGATCTATCAAAACCTGCTCTTGCAGCGGCGGATCGAGCTCCATGGACGGATTGGTGCCGCGCTGGAGCGGCTCTATGGCAGCGAGCCCGAACGGCTCGAGGACCTCATCCTGCTGGGCCATCATTTCAGCCTGAGTGCGCACAAGTCGAAAGGCGCCCGCCATCTGCGCGCGGCCGGCGATCGCGCACGCGCGACCTATGCCAATGACGATGCCATCCGTCTCTATCAGCAGGCCCTCGCCATGTTGTTGACCGGCGGCGAATGCGTGCCGGAGCGCCTGCTTCTGTACGAGCGGATCGCGGACCTCTGCGCCGCGGCGGGCCGCCGCAACACGGCCGAGGAGCACTACCAGAGCGCGCTGGAGGGGCACCGCGCCGCAAAGGACCGCATTGGCGAAGCGCGAATCCTTCGCAAGCTTGGCAGGTTGTTGTGGGACGCCGGCAAGCGGATCAACGCAGAGAGGCATTACGCCGAGGCGGCTGACCTGCTTGGAGGGACCGATGCGCCGATCGAACGGGCGCACCTCTTGCAGGAGCGCGGCCGTCTCGCGTTTCGCATGGGCGATCACGTGGCCGCCGCGACATGGGCGGACGAGGCCCTTGGCTACGCCCGATCCGTCCCGGCGGACGCGGACGAGCAGGCCGGACTCGAGGCGGCGCGCGCCATTGCCGAGGCTCTCAATACCAAGGCGGTTGCACTGGCGCGGCTTGGACGACACCAGGATGCGGTGCGCGAAGTGGAGCAAAGTGTCGCGGCGGCCGAGGCCGCCGGCCTTCTCAATGTGGCCTGCCGCGGCTACACCAATCTCAGCGTGCTCTACACGATTGTCGACCCGGCGCAAGCCATTGATGTATGTCGGCGCGGACTGGATGTCGCGCATCGTATTGGCGATCTCGGGTTCCAGGCGCGTCTTCTCGCCAATTTCGCCGTTGCCTGTTGCACCTTCACGGACAAATGCACCGAGGAAGGGGTGCCGGCTGCCGAAAAGGCAATCGAGATCGACCGTGCGCTCGATCAGCGCGAGCATCTCCCCGTGCCCCTGATCGTGCTGGGGCAAATCCATCAATGCCATTTCCGGCCCGATCAGGCCGCCCGCTGCTACAATGAGGCGATCAAGGTCGCGAGCGAAACCGGCGAGCCGCAGCAGCTTTTTCCGTGCTATGATGGTCTCGCGACGCTGAACCTTGATCGCGGCGACATGCCCGAGGCCGAGCGGTATTTCGCGCTGGCCGATGACGTCTGCACCAGGCACGGGCTTGATCCCGCCGGACTGATTGTACTGCCATTTCTTGACTAG
- a CDS encoding branched-chain amino acid ABC transporter permease — translation MTSILTNLFDGVAYGMLLFVLACGLAVTLGLMNFVNLAHGAFAMAGGYVCMVLVNRMGWPFFAALPLAFVSSAAIGIALERTLYRHLYTRSHLDQVLFTIGLTFMSVAAVDYIQGSSRVFINLPAALQGQFDLFGVGIGRYRLMIIVICGLLTIALQMVLAKTRFGSRLRAAVDDPRAASGLGINVPQVFAFTFAFGCGLAGLGGALSAEILGLDPYFPLKFMIYFLIVVTVGGSSSITGPFLASLLLGIGDVAGKYYVPKMGPFVIYTMMIVILIWRPNGLFGRTAAR, via the coding sequence ATGACCTCTATCCTCACCAACCTGTTCGATGGCGTTGCCTACGGCATGCTGCTGTTTGTGCTCGCGTGCGGGCTTGCGGTCACGCTTGGATTGATGAACTTCGTCAATCTCGCCCATGGCGCCTTCGCCATGGCCGGCGGCTATGTCTGCATGGTGCTGGTCAACCGGATGGGCTGGCCGTTCTTCGCAGCGCTCCCGCTCGCTTTCGTCTCCTCTGCCGCGATCGGCATCGCGCTCGAACGGACGCTGTACCGCCACCTCTATACGCGCAGCCATCTCGATCAGGTGCTGTTCACCATCGGCCTGACCTTCATGTCGGTTGCTGCCGTCGACTACATCCAGGGCTCCTCGCGCGTCTTCATCAACCTGCCCGCGGCACTTCAGGGGCAGTTCGACCTGTTCGGCGTCGGCATCGGCCGCTACCGGCTGATGATCATCGTGATCTGCGGCCTGCTCACCATCGCGCTGCAGATGGTGCTGGCCAAGACCCGCTTCGGCAGCCGCCTGCGCGCCGCCGTCGATGACCCGCGCGCCGCAAGCGGCCTCGGCATCAACGTGCCGCAGGTGTTCGCCTTCACCTTTGCCTTTGGCTGCGGGCTTGCCGGCCTCGGCGGCGCACTGAGCGCTGAGATCCTCGGCCTCGATCCGTATTTCCCGCTGAAGTTCATGATCTACTTCCTGATCGTGGTCACCGTCGGCGGCTCGTCCTCGATCACCGGCCCGTTCCTCGCCTCGCTCCTGCTCGGTATCGGCGACGTCGCCGGCAAATATTACGTGCCGAAGATGGGCCCCTTCGTGATCTACACCATGATGATCGTGATCCTGATCTGGCGTCCGAACGGCCTGTTCGGCCGCACGGCCGCGCGTTGA
- a CDS encoding adenylate/guanylate cyclase domain-containing protein, with the protein MTDIQERLLESKMTEIERARSWSPRVISKFETLIRSGDDLSLYRVNPLAFARDRAIAEPESIDLFLYATRSGLFEMSWDVVCPQSGMVLDSFGALRTLKTHYVCGLCDVTGETDLDDFIEVTFTVSPQLRRLPFHDPASLSVEDFHWKLRFLNDARIPGQQIRFLDYLHAFVRGLSFLPPGSATTIRCELGPGALAGVNIQTQAAFAVAVAGEPTTSPTILRVGYDGQRFSPSLAAVPPGPVIVEAENRGSTRGSLLLINWPPEVLAQAIKPPLDFEPYMSGGMLLARQTFRRLFRSERVDEREGLGIRQVTLLFTDLKGSTAMYERLGDLNAYALVREHFALLGATVQEHSGAIVKTIGDAVMAVFSRPTDAISAALHILGEIERYNSDHGDPSIILKIGAHCGPSIAVTLNDNLDYFGQTVNVAARVQSLADAGEICISEALYSAPGVSDLLSGHAIAVFEAPLRGVEGNASVYRVVPG; encoded by the coding sequence ATGACCGACATTCAGGAAAGGCTCCTCGAAAGCAAGATGACCGAGATCGAGCGGGCCCGATCCTGGAGCCCCCGCGTGATCTCCAAATTCGAAACGCTCATCAGGAGTGGTGACGATCTATCGCTCTACCGCGTCAATCCGCTGGCATTCGCGCGCGACCGCGCCATTGCAGAGCCGGAAAGCATTGATCTGTTTCTCTATGCGACGAGAAGCGGGCTATTCGAGATGAGCTGGGATGTTGTTTGTCCCCAATCCGGCATGGTGCTCGATAGCTTCGGCGCCTTGCGCACGCTCAAGACCCACTATGTTTGTGGTTTGTGCGACGTCACTGGCGAAACCGATCTCGACGACTTCATAGAGGTCACGTTTACGGTGTCGCCCCAGCTTCGGCGGCTTCCGTTTCACGATCCTGCCTCCCTCTCGGTCGAGGATTTCCATTGGAAGCTTCGATTTCTGAATGACGCGCGGATACCTGGCCAACAAATCCGATTTCTCGACTATTTGCATGCGTTCGTTCGCGGCCTTTCGTTCTTGCCGCCAGGCTCCGCCACGACCATTCGTTGCGAACTCGGTCCCGGCGCTCTGGCGGGGGTCAATATTCAAACCCAGGCTGCGTTCGCCGTTGCGGTGGCCGGCGAGCCGACAACCTCGCCGACAATCTTGCGAGTTGGATACGATGGGCAGCGCTTTTCCCCCTCGCTGGCCGCCGTGCCGCCCGGCCCCGTCATTGTCGAGGCGGAGAACCGCGGATCCACGCGAGGCTCCCTGCTCCTGATCAACTGGCCGCCTGAGGTTTTGGCTCAAGCGATCAAGCCGCCGCTTGATTTCGAGCCCTACATGTCCGGCGGGATGTTGCTCGCGAGACAGACGTTTCGCCGCCTGTTCCGGTCAGAACGCGTGGACGAAAGGGAGGGCCTGGGAATCCGGCAGGTGACCCTGCTGTTCACGGATCTCAAAGGTTCGACCGCCATGTACGAACGGCTCGGCGATCTCAATGCCTATGCGCTGGTCCGCGAACATTTTGCTTTGCTCGGTGCGACCGTTCAGGAACATTCCGGTGCCATCGTCAAGACGATCGGCGATGCAGTCATGGCGGTCTTCTCTCGCCCGACAGACGCGATCTCGGCGGCGCTCCACATATTGGGGGAAATCGAACGCTACAATTCCGACCACGGCGATCCGAGCATCATCCTGAAGATTGGAGCCCATTGCGGCCCCTCCATCGCCGTGACCCTGAACGACAATCTGGATTATTTCGGCCAGACCGTAAATGTTGCCGCGCGTGTCCAGTCGCTGGCGGATGCGGGCGAGATTTGTATCTCGGAGGCGCTGTATTCGGCGCCGGGAGTGAGCGATCTCCTTTCCGGGCATGCAATCGCGGTGTTTGAAGCTCCTCTTCGCGGCGTTGAAGGAAATGCCAGCGTGTATCGTGTCGTGCCCGGGTAG
- a CDS encoding branched-chain amino acid ABC transporter permease: protein MSASSDVGHHAQRHARWHYGEVAFWLIVLACGFAFPTRYLIMTDILRLALFAMSLDLILGYAGIVSLGHAAFFGVGAYAAGLLALHGIVNEPVLALIVAGLAAMVLGFATSFLVIRGVDLTRLMVTLGIALLLEALAERFSNITGGTDGLQGIEMQPIFGQIPFDMFGKAGFFYSLAVLFLLFLFARRVVHSPFGLSLRAIKNNPLRAAAIGIPVNRRLIAIYTLAAFYAGVAGALFTQTTAIASLDVFAFERSADLMLVLVIGGTGYLYGGLVGAVIFRMLQEVFSTITPQYWQFWIGLVLVVIVLVGRQRLHRWVLYVPNLVIRQIAGRKAVVAVPESDA, encoded by the coding sequence ATGAGTGCTTCCTCCGACGTCGGTCATCACGCCCAGCGCCACGCGCGATGGCACTACGGCGAAGTCGCCTTCTGGCTGATCGTGCTGGCCTGCGGCTTTGCATTTCCCACGCGCTATCTGATCATGACCGACATCCTGCGGCTGGCGCTGTTTGCGATGTCGCTGGATCTCATCCTCGGCTATGCCGGCATCGTCTCGCTCGGGCATGCTGCCTTCTTCGGCGTCGGCGCCTATGCCGCGGGGCTTCTCGCGCTTCATGGTATCGTGAACGAGCCCGTGCTGGCGCTGATCGTCGCTGGCCTGGCCGCGATGGTGCTCGGCTTTGCCACCAGTTTCCTGGTGATCCGCGGCGTCGATCTGACGCGCCTGATGGTGACACTCGGCATCGCGCTGCTGCTGGAAGCGCTCGCCGAGCGCTTCTCCAACATCACCGGCGGTACCGACGGCCTGCAGGGCATCGAGATGCAGCCGATCTTCGGCCAGATTCCCTTCGATATGTTCGGCAAGGCCGGTTTCTTCTATTCGCTGGCTGTCCTGTTCCTGCTCTTCCTGTTCGCCCGCCGCGTGGTGCATTCGCCGTTCGGCCTGTCGCTGCGCGCGATCAAGAACAATCCGCTGCGCGCCGCCGCGATCGGCATTCCCGTCAACCGCCGCCTGATCGCGATCTACACGCTCGCGGCGTTCTATGCCGGCGTCGCGGGCGCGCTGTTCACCCAGACCACGGCGATCGCCTCGCTCGACGTGTTTGCCTTCGAACGCTCCGCCGATCTGATGCTGGTACTCGTCATCGGCGGCACCGGTTACCTCTACGGCGGACTGGTTGGCGCGGTGATCTTCCGCATGCTCCAGGAAGTGTTCTCCACCATCACCCCGCAGTACTGGCAATTCTGGATCGGTCTCGTGCTGGTCGTGATCGTGCTGGTCGGCCGTCAGCGCCTGCACCGCTGGGTGCTGTACGTACCCAATCTGGTCATCAGGCAGATTGCGGGACGCAAGGCCGTCGTCGCCGTGCCGGAGAGCGACGCATGA
- the purU gene encoding formyltetrahydrofolate deformylase, with protein sequence MPDHQYVLTLSCPDRPGIVSAVSTFLAHNGQNILDAQQFDDIETKQFFMRVVFTAADLAVELSALQTGFAAIAERFGMDWQMRDRAAHRKVMLLVSKSDHCLVDILYRWRTGELPMTLAAIVSNHPREVYGGLDFGGIPFHHLPVTKETKREQEAQILDLVAKTRTDLVVLARYMQILSDDLSAQLSGRCINIHHSFLPGFKGAKPYHQAHERGVKLIGATAHYVTRDLDEGPIIDQDVERISHRDTPEDLVRKGRDIERRVLARAIRYHLDDRVILNGRKTVVFVD encoded by the coding sequence ATGCCCGATCATCAATATGTCCTGACCCTGTCCTGTCCGGATCGTCCCGGCATCGTCTCGGCGGTGTCGACGTTTCTCGCCCACAACGGACAGAACATTCTCGATGCTCAGCAGTTCGACGACATCGAGACCAAGCAGTTCTTCATGCGCGTGGTGTTCACCGCGGCCGATCTCGCCGTGGAACTGTCGGCGCTGCAGACCGGCTTTGCCGCGATCGCCGAGCGTTTCGGCATGGACTGGCAGATGCGCGATCGGGCCGCGCATCGCAAGGTGATGCTGCTGGTGTCGAAGTCGGACCACTGCCTGGTCGACATCCTCTATCGCTGGCGCACCGGCGAACTGCCGATGACGCTTGCCGCCATCGTCTCCAACCATCCGCGCGAGGTCTATGGCGGGCTCGATTTCGGCGGCATTCCGTTCCACCATCTGCCGGTGACCAAGGAGACCAAGCGCGAGCAGGAGGCACAGATCCTCGACCTCGTCGCCAAGACCAGGACCGATCTGGTCGTGCTCGCCCGCTACATGCAGATCCTGTCGGACGATCTGTCGGCGCAGCTTTCGGGCCGCTGCATCAACATCCATCACTCGTTCCTGCCGGGCTTCAAGGGCGCAAAGCCCTATCACCAGGCCCATGAGCGCGGCGTCAAGCTGATCGGCGCCACCGCGCATTACGTCACGCGCGATCTCGACGAAGGTCCGATCATCGACCAGGACGTCGAGCGCATCAGCCATCGCGACACGCCTGAGGATCTCGTTCGCAAGGGCCGCGATATCGAGCGTCGCGTGCTGGCCCGCGCGATCCGCTACCACCTCGACGACCGCGTCATTCTCAACGGCCGCAAGACCGTGGTGTTTGTGGATTAG
- a CDS encoding uroporphyrinogen-III synthase has protein sequence MAERLNGYRILILETREEAQFSKLLAEQGAEVVQCPMFTIQDAPDPAPVEAWIRRTIDKPLDDLVLMTGEGLRRIMKLARARGLDGAFVASLAGSRKFTRGPKPGKALREVGLEAQQTTGKPTTEGVMEMLGKLDLKGRRLGLQLYPDKDHGALIGALAAQGAEVDAVLPYAYDSKAADANIVTAIDDMAAGRIDAVALTNLGQVRRLIEAAKAHGSEAKLRAGFDRTLIASVGPAVSGELAANGLRTDVSPADEAYFMRPLISAMAAALAEKLPRQGR, from the coding sequence ATGGCCGAACGCTTGAACGGCTACCGCATCCTGATCCTGGAAACGCGCGAGGAGGCGCAGTTCTCGAAGCTTCTGGCCGAGCAAGGCGCCGAGGTCGTGCAATGCCCGATGTTTACCATCCAGGATGCACCGGACCCTGCTCCGGTCGAGGCCTGGATCCGCCGCACCATCGACAAGCCCCTTGACGACCTTGTGCTGATGACCGGCGAAGGCCTTCGGCGGATCATGAAGCTCGCGCGGGCGCGTGGGCTCGACGGCGCGTTTGTCGCATCCCTCGCCGGATCGCGAAAATTCACCCGCGGCCCGAAGCCCGGCAAGGCGCTGCGCGAGGTCGGCCTCGAAGCGCAGCAGACCACGGGCAAGCCGACCACCGAGGGCGTGATGGAGATGCTGGGCAAGCTCGACCTGAAGGGCCGGCGCCTTGGCCTTCAGCTCTATCCCGACAAGGACCATGGCGCGCTGATCGGCGCCCTTGCCGCGCAAGGCGCCGAGGTCGATGCCGTGCTGCCCTATGCCTACGATTCCAAGGCAGCGGATGCCAACATCGTCACCGCCATCGACGACATGGCCGCGGGGCGGATCGATGCCGTCGCGCTCACCAATCTCGGCCAGGTCCGCCGCCTGATCGAGGCCGCCAAGGCGCATGGCAGCGAGGCGAAGCTGCGCGCCGGCTTCGACCGGACGCTGATTGCGTCGGTGGGCCCGGCTGTTTCGGGTGAGCTTGCTGCCAATGGACTGCGCACGGACGTCTCGCCGGCCGATGAAGCCTATTTCATGCGGCCTCTGATCTCGGCGATGGCAGCCGCGCTCGCGGAGAAGCTGCCCCGGCAAGGGAGGTAA
- a CDS encoding redoxin domain-containing protein, translated as MSERHVDGPLQPGDRAPNIVLDAITREGKIALDDFRGQSPILVGLFRGLHCPFCRRHIAAQAQLDAALRDKGVESLTVVNTPIERARLYFRYHPLPNLLAASDPERVSHRAFGLPNLEFTEKETEWPRKVGMDVVMGMQVDIPGELPGPMNRLAAAEQLNNKDGYEMMEADQRMAATGQGQLFGQFLLDREGVVRWAFTEVPEGGQRMFGMPSPGELMSAASQVAG; from the coding sequence ATGTCAGAACGTCATGTCGATGGACCGCTGCAACCGGGTGATCGCGCACCGAACATCGTGCTGGATGCCATCACCCGCGAAGGGAAGATCGCGCTCGATGATTTTCGCGGGCAAAGTCCGATATTGGTCGGCCTGTTTCGAGGCCTGCACTGCCCGTTCTGCCGCCGCCATATCGCGGCCCAGGCGCAGCTTGACGCGGCCCTGCGCGACAAGGGCGTTGAAAGTCTGACGGTCGTCAATACGCCGATCGAGCGCGCTCGGCTCTACTTCCGTTATCACCCGTTGCCCAATCTGCTTGCCGCGTCCGATCCCGAGCGGGTCTCGCACCGCGCGTTCGGCCTGCCCAATCTCGAGTTCACCGAGAAGGAAACCGAGTGGCCGCGCAAGGTGGGCATGGATGTGGTCATGGGCATGCAAGTTGACATTCCCGGAGAATTGCCCGGGCCGATGAATCGTTTGGCAGCCGCCGAGCAGCTCAACAACAAGGATGGCTACGAGATGATGGAGGCCGATCAGCGCATGGCTGCAACCGGCCAGGGCCAGCTATTCGGCCAGTTCCTGCTCGATCGGGAAGGGGTCGTGCGCTGGGCCTTTACAGAAGTTCCGGAAGGCGGCCAGCGCATGTTCGGGATGCCGAGCCCGGGTGAGTTGATGTCGGCGGCTTCGCAGGTGGCGGGCTAG
- a CDS encoding ABC transporter substrate-binding protein: protein MFERRIFSRTVAAAAIAGVAGLASAKAEDTVKVGLILPMTGGQASTGKQIENAIKLYMQQKGDTVAGKKIEIILKDDAAIPDKTKTAAQELIVNDKVNFIAGFGVTPAALAAAPLATQAKIPEVVMAAGTSIITERSPYIVRTSFTLAQSSTIIGDWAVKNGIKKVATLTSDYAPGNDALNFFKQNFTAGGGEVVEEVKTPLQNPDFAPFLQRMKDAKPDAIFVFVPAGQGGNFMKQYAERGLDKAGIKVIGPGDVTDDDLLNNMGDAVLGTVTAHLYSAAHPSQMNKDFVAAYKKAFGNRPGFMAVSGYDGIHLIYEALKKTNGDTDGTKLVEAMKGQKWESPRGPISIDPETRDIVQNIYIRKVEKVDGELYNVEFATFEAVKDLGKTKK, encoded by the coding sequence ATGTTCGAACGCAGAATTTTTTCACGCACCGTAGCAGCAGCCGCCATCGCGGGCGTTGCAGGCCTTGCGTCTGCCAAGGCCGAGGACACCGTCAAGGTCGGCCTGATCCTGCCGATGACCGGCGGCCAGGCTTCGACCGGCAAGCAGATCGAGAACGCGATCAAGCTCTACATGCAGCAGAAGGGCGACACCGTCGCCGGCAAGAAGATCGAGATCATCCTCAAGGACGACGCCGCGATCCCGGACAAGACCAAGACCGCCGCGCAGGAGCTGATCGTCAACGACAAGGTCAACTTCATCGCCGGCTTCGGCGTGACGCCGGCCGCGCTGGCGGCCGCGCCGCTGGCGACGCAAGCCAAGATCCCGGAAGTCGTGATGGCGGCCGGCACCTCCATCATCACCGAGCGCTCGCCCTATATCGTGCGCACCAGCTTCACGCTGGCGCAGTCCTCGACCATCATCGGCGACTGGGCGGTGAAGAACGGCATCAAGAAGGTGGCGACGCTCACCTCCGACTACGCGCCGGGCAATGACGCGCTCAACTTCTTCAAGCAGAATTTCACCGCAGGCGGCGGCGAGGTGGTCGAAGAAGTCAAGACGCCGCTGCAAAACCCGGACTTCGCGCCGTTTCTGCAGCGCATGAAGGACGCCAAGCCGGACGCGATCTTCGTGTTCGTGCCGGCCGGCCAGGGTGGCAACTTCATGAAGCAGTATGCCGAGCGCGGCCTCGACAAGGCCGGCATCAAGGTGATCGGGCCGGGCGACGTCACCGACGACGACCTGCTCAACAACATGGGCGACGCCGTGCTCGGCACGGTCACCGCGCATCTCTACTCCGCGGCGCACCCCTCGCAGATGAACAAGGATTTCGTGGCAGCCTACAAGAAGGCGTTCGGCAATCGTCCGGGCTTCATGGCGGTGAGCGGGTATGACGGCATCCACCTGATTTATGAGGCGCTCAAGAAGACGAATGGCGACACCGACGGCACCAAGCTGGTCGAGGCCATGAAGGGCCAGAAGTGGGAGAGCCCGCGCGGCCCGATCTCGATCGACCCCGAGACCCGCGACATCGTCCAGAACATCTACATCCGCAAGGTCGAGAAGGTCGACGGCGAGCTCTACAACGTCGAGTTCGCGACCTTCGAGGCCGTCAAGGATCTCGGCAAGACCAAGAAGTGA